One window from the genome of Saccopteryx leptura isolate mSacLep1 chromosome 8, mSacLep1_pri_phased_curated, whole genome shotgun sequence encodes:
- the CHST2 gene encoding carbohydrate sulfotransferase 2: MSRSPLGALPPGELPRLLPAAPPASARALLPPWPRRPGRRWPASPLGMKVFRRKALVLCAGYALLLVLTMLNLLDYKWHKEPLQPCSPDGPLGAAAGAAGDAWGRPGPPPAVSRRAHTRLDTRAPYRPPAAIAVGAAQAAAAGAAAPFGNSTRSTRGGEDKRQLVYVFTTWRSGSSFFGELFNQNPEVFFLYEPVWHVWQKLYPGDAVSLQGAARDMLSALYRCDLSVFQLYSPAGSGGRNLTTLGIFGAATNKVVCSSPLCPAYRKEVVGLVDDRVCKKCPPQRLARFEEECRKYRTLVIKGVRVFDVAVLAPLLRDPSLDLKVIHLVRDPRAVASSRIRSRHGLIRESLQVVRSRDPRAHRMPFLEAAGHKLGAKKEGVGGPADYHALGAMEVICNSMAKTLQTALQPPDWLQGHYLVVRYEDLVGDPVKTLRRVYDFVGLLVSPEMEQFALNMTSGSGSSSKPFVVSARNATQAANAWRTALTFQQIKQVEEFCYQPMAVLGYERVNSPEEVKDLSKTLLRKPRL, translated from the coding sequence ATGAGCCGCAGCCCGCTGGGAGCCCTGCCCCCAGGCGAGCTTCCCCGGCTGCTCCCGGCCGCGCCTCCCGCTTCAGCGCGCGCCCTGCTCCCGCCGTGGCCCCGGCGCCCCGGCCGCCGCTGGCCCGCGTCGCCGCTCGGAATGAAGGTGTTCCGTAGGAAGGCGCTGGTGCTGTGCGCGGGCTACGCGCTGCTGCTTGTGCTCACCATGCTCAACCTCCTGGACTACAAGTGGCACAAGGAGCCGCTACAGCCGTGCAGCCCCGACGGGCCGCTAGGGGCCGCGGCGGGAGCGGCTGGGGACGCCTGGGGGCGCCCGGGGCCTCCGCCGGCCGTGTCGCGCCGTGCACACACCCGCTTGGACACCCGCGCTCCGTACCGTCCTCCCGCCGCTATCGCCGTCGGGGCGGCTCAGGCAGCCGCGGCCGGGGCCGCAGCCCCTTTTGGCAACAGCACCCGGAGCACCAGGGGTGGCGAGGACAAGCGGCAGTTGGTGTACGTGTTCACCACGTGGCGCTCGGGCTCGTCCTTCTTCGGCGAACTCTTCAACCAGAACCCCGAGGTGTTCTTCCTCTACGAGCCGGTGTGGCACGTGTGGCAAAAACTGTACCCCGGCGACGCCGTGTCCCTGCAAGGGGCCGCGCGGGACATGCTGAGCGCTCTCTATCGCTGCGACCTCTCGGTCTTCCAACTCTACAGCCCCGCCGGCAGCGGGGGGCGCAACCTCACCACGCTGGGCATTTTTGGCGCCGCTACCAACAAGGTCGTGTGCTCGTCTCCGCTCTGCCCGGCCTATCGCAAGGAGGTCGTGGGGTTGGTGGACGATCGTGTGTGCAAGAAGTGTCCACCGCAGCGCCTGGCGCGTTTCGAGGAGGAGTGTCGCAAGTACCGCACGCTGGTTATCAAGGGCGTGCGTGTCTTCGATGTGGCTGTGCTGGCGCCGCTGCTGCGCGATCCGTCCCTGGACCTCAAGGTCATCCACCTGGTGCGCGATCCCCGCGCTGTGGCCAGCTCACGGATCCGCTCGCGCCACGGTCTCATCCGGGAGAGCCTGCAGGTGGTGCGGAGCCGGGACCCGCGAGCCCATCGCATGCCCTTCCTGGAGGCCGCTGGCCACAAGCTGGGTGCCAAGAAGGAGGGTGTGGGCGGCCCAGCGGACTACCATGCGCTTGGCGCTATGGAGGTCATCTGCAACAGCATGGCCAAGACGCTGCAGACGGCTTTGCAGCCCCCTGACTGGCTGCAAGGTCACTACCTGGTGGTTCGGTACGAGGACCTGGTGGGAGACCCCGTCAAGACCCTCCGGAGGGTGTACGACTTCGTGGGGCTGCTGGTGAGCCCCGAAATGGAGCAGTTTGCCTTGAATATGACCAGTGGTTCCGGTTCCTCCTCCAAGCCTTTCGTGGTGTCCGCTCGCAACGCCACACAGGCCGCCAACGCCTGGCGGACTGCCCTCACCTTTCAGCAGATCAAACAGGTGGAGGAGTTTTGCTATCAGCCGATGGCTGTGCTCGGTTACGAGCGGGTGAACAGCCCGGAGGAGGTCAAAGACCTCAGCAAGACCTTGCTCCGCAAGCCCAGGCTCTGA